The following coding sequences lie in one Pseudorca crassidens isolate mPseCra1 chromosome 2, mPseCra1.hap1, whole genome shotgun sequence genomic window:
- the RUSC1 gene encoding AP-4 complex accessory subunit RUSC1 isoform X2: protein MLSPQRALLCNLNHIHLQHVSLGLHLSRRPELREGPLSTSPPPGDTGGKESRGPCSGTLVDANSNSPAVPCRCCQEHGPGLENRQDPAQDEEGAASPSDPGCSSSLSSCSDLSPDESPISVYSRDLPGNEDVHPQPSIIPLEQGSSLASAGPGACSPDSFCCSPDSCSEASSPPGSGLDSNCNALTTCQDLPSPGLEEEDEAEEQDLPTSDLLEADDGKIDAGKTEPSWKINPIWKIDKEKTEAGWKITENNNSDWKVNGNINSSWKTEPGKFDSGWKTNTGITDTGSKTDAGKTDGEWRSDVSKEPVPHRTITSFHELAQKRKRGPGLPLVPQAKKDRSDWLIVFSPDTELPPTGSLGGSPAPPREVTTFKELRSRSRAPPPPVPPRDPPAGWSLVPPRPPPPPVPPRRKKNRPGLQPIAEGQPEEGRAGSPAAGEEAPAAKEPEEPGPQAGVEASPLPLPRPLVFRFSADGRPLLEGGGAAAAGSLLLAPLAGWPGAGLRLLGAPSPPEEQLLPVRLSPVGAYSPPARGDLPCLASPELALLLSPLFPRSSTFPAAASPLRQVPAPPLPRPPRPPKAPRWTRSPPPPPRLLRSSWSFTGVPGDQRLWMAEAQSGTGQLQEQKKGLLIAVSASVDKIISHFGAARNLVQKAQLGDSRLSPDVGHLVLTTLCPALHALVADGLKPFRKDLITGQRRSSPWSVVEASVKPGSSARSLGTLYGQVSRLALLRSSRSRFHAFILGLLNTKQLELWFSSLQEDAGLLSLLYLPTGFFSLAQGGCPSLSTELLLLLQPLSVLTFHLDLLFEHHHHLPLGLPQAPDPPGSPPALQQTVQAMLHWGGRLAQSLRGASGETPPGPSAPSSPPTPGSWWEQLTQASRVYASGGTEGFPLPRWGSRHHRTATEVAQERSLPTEEAAPGRGVWLGRLFGVPGGLTETESGAPKSRRPSSWLPPTVSVLALVKRGAPPETPSSPKELEVSAPSTAQTHRAVRALCDHNAAGPDQLSFRHGEVLHVIATVDEDWLHCGKDGVEGLVPVGYTSLVL from the exons ATGCTGTCCCCTCAGAGGGCTTTACTCTGCAACCTCAACCACATCCACCTCCAGCATGTCTCTCTGGGCCTGCACTTGTCCCGCCGTCCGGAGCTTCGGGAGGGGCCCTTGAGCACATCCCCTCCCCCAGGTGACACTGGGGGCAAGGAGAGCCGGGGCCCCTGCAGCGGGACCTTGGTGGACGCCAATTCCAACAGCCCAGCCGTTCCCTGCCGATGTTGCCAGGAGCATGGGCCAGGCCTAGAAAACCGGCAGGACCCAGCACAGGACGAAGAGGGGGCTGCCTCTCCCTCAGACCCGGGTTGCTCCTCCTCTCTCAGCTCCTGCTCAGATCTTAGCCCTGATGAGTCCCCCATCTCGGTCTActccagggacctccctggcaatGAGGATGTCCACCCTCAGCCCAGCATCATTCCTCTGGAGCAAGGCTCCTCACTGGCTTCTGCAGGTCCAGGCGCCTGCTCCCCAGACAGCTTTTGTTGCTCTCCTGATTCCTGCTCTGAAGCTTCCTCTCCACCTGGCTCTGGCCTGGACTCCAACTGCAATGCCCTGACCACCTGCCAGGACCTGCCTTCCCCAGGACTAGAGGAAGAGGATGAGGCTGAGGAGCAGGACCTCCCTACCTCTGACCTCCTAGAGGCTGATGATGGGAAAATCGATGCTGGGAAAACCGAACCCAGTTGGAAAATCAACCCCATTTGGAAAATTgacaaagagaaaactgaagctggCTGGAAAATCACTGAGAACAATAACTCTGATTGGAAAGTCAATGGGAATATTAACTCTAGCTGGAAAACTGAACCTGGAAAATTCGACTCCGGTTGGAAGACCAATACAGGAATAACTGATACGGGCTCCAAAACAGATGCAGGGAAAACTGATGGGGAATGGAGAAGTGACGTCAGCAAGGAGCCGGTGCCCCACCGGACAATCACGTCCTTCCACGAGCTGGCCCAGAAGCGCAAGCGGGGCCCAGGGCTGCCCCTCGTGCCGCAGGCCAAGAAAGACCGCAGTGACTGGCTCATCGTCTTCTCGCCAGACACCGAGCTGCCCCCCACGGGGTCGCTCGGTGGCTCCCCGGCGCCTCCCCGGGAAGTCACCACCTTCAAGGAACTCAGGTCCCGAAgccgggccccgcccccgccagtCCCGCCCCGAGACCCCCCAGCTGGCTGGTCCTTGGTCCCGCCCCGGCCCCCACCTCCACCCGTCCCTCCACGGAGGAAGAAGAACCGACCTGGGCTGCAGCCCATAGCAGAGGGGCAGCCCGAAGAGGGCAGGGCGGGGAGCCCAGCTGCTGGTGAGGAGGCCCCAGCCGCAAAGGAGCCGGAGGAACCAGGCCCGCAGGCCGGCGTTGAGG CCAGTCCCCTCCCGCTCCCTCGGCCTCTGGTTTTCCGGTTCTCGGCTGACGGGCGCCCCCTGTTGGAGGGTGGGGGCGCGGCCGCAGCTGGGTCTCTGCTCCTGGCGCCTCTGGCCGGCTGGCCCGGCGCTGGGCTGCGGCTACTGGGGGCGCCGAGTcccccagaggagcagctgctgcCTGTCCGCCTGTCCCCGGTGGGGGCCTATTCGCCTCCGGCTAGGGGGGACCTGCCTTGCCTGGCCAGCCCTGAGCTGGCACTGCTGCTGTCCCCGCTCTTTCCCAGAAGTAGCACCTTCCCCGCCGCGGCTTCCCCACTCCGCCAGGTACCCGCCCCCCCGCTGCCACGGCCACCTCGTCCGCCGAAGGCCCCTCGCTGGACCAGGAGCCCACCGCCTCCTCCCAGGCTAC TCCGTAGTTCCTGGTCGTTCACCGGCGTCCCCGGGGACCAGCGACTGTGGATGGCAGAAGCCCAGAGTGGGACTGGCCAGCTGCAGGAGCAGAAAAAAG gtCTCCTGATAGCTGTCAGCGCTTCAGTGGATAAAATCATCTCGCACTTTGGGGCCGCCCGGAACTTAGTGCAGAAG GCCCAGTTGGGGGATAGCCGTCTGAGCCCAGATGTGGGGCACCTTGTGCTGACCACCCTTTGTCCGGCCCTCCATGCCCTGGTGGCCGACGGGCTGAAGCCTTTCCGGAAAGACCTCATCACTGGGCAGCGCCGGAGCAGCCCCTGGAGCGTGGTGGAGGCGTCTGTGAAGCCAG GCTCCAGCGCCCGTTCCCTCGGAACCCTGTATGGCCAGGTCAGCCGTCTGGCCCTGCTAAGAAGCAGCCGTAGCCGCTTCCATGCCTTCATCCTGGGCCTCCTCAA caCTAAGCAGTTGGAGCTGTGGTTTTCCAGTCTCCAGGAAGATGCAG GCCTGCTGTCCCTTCTGTACCTGCCCACCGGCTTCTTCTCCCTGGCCCAGGGCGGCTGCCCCTCCTTGTCCACGgagctgctgctcctgctgcagcCGTTGTCGGTGCTCACCTTCCACCTGGACCTGCTTTTTgagcaccaccaccacctgcccctGGGCCTGCCTCAGGCCCCTGACCCCCCAGGCTCGCCTCCAGCCCTGCAGCAGACTGTGCAAGCCATGCTGCACTGGGGGGGTCGGCTGGCCCAGAGCCTCCGGGGGGCTTCTGGGGAGACCCCTCCAGGCCCTTCGGCCCCCTCAAGCCCGCCTACCCCAGGCAGCTGGTGGGAGCAGCTGACCCAGGCTTCCCGGGTCTACGCCTCTGGCGGCACCGAGGGCTTCCCTCTTCCCCGATGGGGATCGAGGCATCACAGGACTGCAACTGAGGTCGCACAGGAGAGGTCCCTGCCCACAGAGGAAGCTGCACCAGGCAGAGGCGTATGGCTGGGGAGACTGTTTGGAGTGCCTGGGGGCCTCACAGAAACTGAGAGTGGAGCCCCAAAGTCCAG GAGACCATCCAGCTGGCTGCCCCCGACAGTGAGTGTGTTGGCTCTGGTGAAGCGGGGGGCACCTCCCGAGACTCCCTCTTCTCCTAAGGAACTTGAGGTCTCGGCACCCAGCACAGCGCAGACCCACAG
- the RUSC1 gene encoding AP-4 complex accessory subunit RUSC1 isoform X6: MLSPQRALLCNLNHIHLQHVSLGLHLSRRPELREGPLSTSPPPGDTGGKESRGPCSGTLVDANSNSPAVPCRCCQEHGPGLENRQDPAQDEEGAASPSDPGCSSSLSSCSDLSPDESPISVYSRDLPGNEDVHPQPSIIPLEQGSSLASAGPGACSPDSFCCSPDSCSEASSPPGSGLDSNCNALTTCQDLPSPGLEEEDEAEEQDLPTSDLLEADDGKIDAGKTEPSWKINPIWKIDKEKTEAGWKITENNNSDWKVNGNINSSWKTEPGKFDSGWKTNTGITDTGSKTDAGKTDGEWRSDVSKEPVPHRTITSFHELAQKRKRGPGLPLVPQAKKDRSDWLIVFSPDTELPPTGSLGGSPAPPREVTTFKELRSRSRAPPPPVPPRDPPAGWSLVPPRPPPPPVPPRRKKNRPGLQPIAEGQPEEGRAGSPAAGEEAPAAKEPEEPGPQAGVEVRSSWSFTGVPGDQRLWMAEAQSGTGQLQEQKKGLLIAVSASVDKIISHFGAARNLVQKVKAQLGDSRLSPDVGHLVLTTLCPALHALVADGLKPFRKDLITGQRRSSPWSVVEASVKPGSSARSLGTLYGQVSRLALLRSSRSRFHAFILGLLNTKQLELWFSSLQEDAGLLSLLYLPTGFFSLAQGGCPSLSTELLLLLQPLSVLTFHLDLLFEHHHHLPLGLPQAPDPPGSPPALQQTVQAMLHWGGRLAQSLRGASGETPPGPSAPSSPPTPGSWWEQLTQASRVYASGGTEGFPLPRWGSRHHRTATEVAQERSLPTEEAAPGRGVWLGRLFGVPGGLTETESGAPKSRRPSSWLPPTVSVLALVKRGAPPETPSSPKELEVSAPSTAQTHRAVRALCDHNAAGPDQLSFRHGEVLHVIATVDEDWLHCGKDGVEGLVPVGYTSLVL, translated from the exons ATGCTGTCCCCTCAGAGGGCTTTACTCTGCAACCTCAACCACATCCACCTCCAGCATGTCTCTCTGGGCCTGCACTTGTCCCGCCGTCCGGAGCTTCGGGAGGGGCCCTTGAGCACATCCCCTCCCCCAGGTGACACTGGGGGCAAGGAGAGCCGGGGCCCCTGCAGCGGGACCTTGGTGGACGCCAATTCCAACAGCCCAGCCGTTCCCTGCCGATGTTGCCAGGAGCATGGGCCAGGCCTAGAAAACCGGCAGGACCCAGCACAGGACGAAGAGGGGGCTGCCTCTCCCTCAGACCCGGGTTGCTCCTCCTCTCTCAGCTCCTGCTCAGATCTTAGCCCTGATGAGTCCCCCATCTCGGTCTActccagggacctccctggcaatGAGGATGTCCACCCTCAGCCCAGCATCATTCCTCTGGAGCAAGGCTCCTCACTGGCTTCTGCAGGTCCAGGCGCCTGCTCCCCAGACAGCTTTTGTTGCTCTCCTGATTCCTGCTCTGAAGCTTCCTCTCCACCTGGCTCTGGCCTGGACTCCAACTGCAATGCCCTGACCACCTGCCAGGACCTGCCTTCCCCAGGACTAGAGGAAGAGGATGAGGCTGAGGAGCAGGACCTCCCTACCTCTGACCTCCTAGAGGCTGATGATGGGAAAATCGATGCTGGGAAAACCGAACCCAGTTGGAAAATCAACCCCATTTGGAAAATTgacaaagagaaaactgaagctggCTGGAAAATCACTGAGAACAATAACTCTGATTGGAAAGTCAATGGGAATATTAACTCTAGCTGGAAAACTGAACCTGGAAAATTCGACTCCGGTTGGAAGACCAATACAGGAATAACTGATACGGGCTCCAAAACAGATGCAGGGAAAACTGATGGGGAATGGAGAAGTGACGTCAGCAAGGAGCCGGTGCCCCACCGGACAATCACGTCCTTCCACGAGCTGGCCCAGAAGCGCAAGCGGGGCCCAGGGCTGCCCCTCGTGCCGCAGGCCAAGAAAGACCGCAGTGACTGGCTCATCGTCTTCTCGCCAGACACCGAGCTGCCCCCCACGGGGTCGCTCGGTGGCTCCCCGGCGCCTCCCCGGGAAGTCACCACCTTCAAGGAACTCAGGTCCCGAAgccgggccccgcccccgccagtCCCGCCCCGAGACCCCCCAGCTGGCTGGTCCTTGGTCCCGCCCCGGCCCCCACCTCCACCCGTCCCTCCACGGAGGAAGAAGAACCGACCTGGGCTGCAGCCCATAGCAGAGGGGCAGCCCGAAGAGGGCAGGGCGGGGAGCCCAGCTGCTGGTGAGGAGGCCCCAGCCGCAAAGGAGCCGGAGGAACCAGGCCCGCAGGCCGGCGTTGAGG TCCGTAGTTCCTGGTCGTTCACCGGCGTCCCCGGGGACCAGCGACTGTGGATGGCAGAAGCCCAGAGTGGGACTGGCCAGCTGCAGGAGCAGAAAAAAG gtCTCCTGATAGCTGTCAGCGCTTCAGTGGATAAAATCATCTCGCACTTTGGGGCCGCCCGGAACTTAGTGCAGAAGGTGAAG GCCCAGTTGGGGGATAGCCGTCTGAGCCCAGATGTGGGGCACCTTGTGCTGACCACCCTTTGTCCGGCCCTCCATGCCCTGGTGGCCGACGGGCTGAAGCCTTTCCGGAAAGACCTCATCACTGGGCAGCGCCGGAGCAGCCCCTGGAGCGTGGTGGAGGCGTCTGTGAAGCCAG GCTCCAGCGCCCGTTCCCTCGGAACCCTGTATGGCCAGGTCAGCCGTCTGGCCCTGCTAAGAAGCAGCCGTAGCCGCTTCCATGCCTTCATCCTGGGCCTCCTCAA caCTAAGCAGTTGGAGCTGTGGTTTTCCAGTCTCCAGGAAGATGCAG GCCTGCTGTCCCTTCTGTACCTGCCCACCGGCTTCTTCTCCCTGGCCCAGGGCGGCTGCCCCTCCTTGTCCACGgagctgctgctcctgctgcagcCGTTGTCGGTGCTCACCTTCCACCTGGACCTGCTTTTTgagcaccaccaccacctgcccctGGGCCTGCCTCAGGCCCCTGACCCCCCAGGCTCGCCTCCAGCCCTGCAGCAGACTGTGCAAGCCATGCTGCACTGGGGGGGTCGGCTGGCCCAGAGCCTCCGGGGGGCTTCTGGGGAGACCCCTCCAGGCCCTTCGGCCCCCTCAAGCCCGCCTACCCCAGGCAGCTGGTGGGAGCAGCTGACCCAGGCTTCCCGGGTCTACGCCTCTGGCGGCACCGAGGGCTTCCCTCTTCCCCGATGGGGATCGAGGCATCACAGGACTGCAACTGAGGTCGCACAGGAGAGGTCCCTGCCCACAGAGGAAGCTGCACCAGGCAGAGGCGTATGGCTGGGGAGACTGTTTGGAGTGCCTGGGGGCCTCACAGAAACTGAGAGTGGAGCCCCAAAGTCCAG GAGACCATCCAGCTGGCTGCCCCCGACAGTGAGTGTGTTGGCTCTGGTGAAGCGGGGGGCACCTCCCGAGACTCCCTCTTCTCCTAAGGAACTTGAGGTCTCGGCACCCAGCACAGCGCAGACCCACAG
- the RUSC1 gene encoding AP-4 complex accessory subunit RUSC1 isoform X5 codes for MLSPQRALLCNLNHIHLQHVSLGLHLSRRPELREGPLSTSPPPGDTGGKESRGPCSGTLVDANSNSPAVPCRCCQEHGPGLENRQDPAQDEEGAASPSDPGCSSSLSSCSDLSPDESPISVYSRDLPGNEDVHPQPSIIPLEQGSSLASAGPGACSPDSFCCSPDSCSEASSPPGSGLDSNCNALTTCQDLPSPGLEEEDEAEEQDLPTSDLLEADDGKIDAGKTEPSWKINPIWKIDKEKTEAGWKITENNNSDWKVNGNINSSWKTEPGKFDSGWKTNTGITDTGSKTDAGKTDGEWRSDVSKEPVPHRTITSFHELAQKRKRGPGLPLVPQAKKDRSDWLIVFSPDTELPPTGSLGGSPAPPREVTTFKELRSRSRAPPPPVPPRDPPAGWSLVPPRPPPPPVPPRRKKNRPGLQPIAEGQPEEGRAGSPAAGEEAPAAKEPEEPGPQAGVEASPLPLPRPLVFRFSADGRPLLEGGGAAAAGSLLLAPLAGWPGAGLRLLGAPSPPEEQLLPVRLSPVGAYSPPARGDLPCLASPELALLLSPLFPRSSTFPAAASPLRQVPAPPLPRPPRPPKAPRWTRSPPPPPRLLRSSWSFTGVPGDQRLWMAEAQSGTGQLQEQKKGLLIAVSASVDKIISHFGAARNLVQKAQLGDSRLSPDVGHLVLTTLCPALHALVADGLKPFRKDLITGQRRSSPWSVVEASVKPGSSARSLGTLYGQVSRLALLRSSRSRFHAFILGLLNTKQLELWFSSLQEDAGSWWEQLTQASRVYASGGTEGFPLPRWGSRHHRTATEVAQERSLPTEEAAPGRGVWLGRLFGVPGGLTETESGAPKSRRPSSWLPPTVSVLALVKRGAPPETPSSPKELEVSAPSTAQTHRAVRALCDHNAAGPDQLSFRHGEVLHVIATVDEDWLHCGKDGVEGLVPVGYTSLVL; via the exons ATGCTGTCCCCTCAGAGGGCTTTACTCTGCAACCTCAACCACATCCACCTCCAGCATGTCTCTCTGGGCCTGCACTTGTCCCGCCGTCCGGAGCTTCGGGAGGGGCCCTTGAGCACATCCCCTCCCCCAGGTGACACTGGGGGCAAGGAGAGCCGGGGCCCCTGCAGCGGGACCTTGGTGGACGCCAATTCCAACAGCCCAGCCGTTCCCTGCCGATGTTGCCAGGAGCATGGGCCAGGCCTAGAAAACCGGCAGGACCCAGCACAGGACGAAGAGGGGGCTGCCTCTCCCTCAGACCCGGGTTGCTCCTCCTCTCTCAGCTCCTGCTCAGATCTTAGCCCTGATGAGTCCCCCATCTCGGTCTActccagggacctccctggcaatGAGGATGTCCACCCTCAGCCCAGCATCATTCCTCTGGAGCAAGGCTCCTCACTGGCTTCTGCAGGTCCAGGCGCCTGCTCCCCAGACAGCTTTTGTTGCTCTCCTGATTCCTGCTCTGAAGCTTCCTCTCCACCTGGCTCTGGCCTGGACTCCAACTGCAATGCCCTGACCACCTGCCAGGACCTGCCTTCCCCAGGACTAGAGGAAGAGGATGAGGCTGAGGAGCAGGACCTCCCTACCTCTGACCTCCTAGAGGCTGATGATGGGAAAATCGATGCTGGGAAAACCGAACCCAGTTGGAAAATCAACCCCATTTGGAAAATTgacaaagagaaaactgaagctggCTGGAAAATCACTGAGAACAATAACTCTGATTGGAAAGTCAATGGGAATATTAACTCTAGCTGGAAAACTGAACCTGGAAAATTCGACTCCGGTTGGAAGACCAATACAGGAATAACTGATACGGGCTCCAAAACAGATGCAGGGAAAACTGATGGGGAATGGAGAAGTGACGTCAGCAAGGAGCCGGTGCCCCACCGGACAATCACGTCCTTCCACGAGCTGGCCCAGAAGCGCAAGCGGGGCCCAGGGCTGCCCCTCGTGCCGCAGGCCAAGAAAGACCGCAGTGACTGGCTCATCGTCTTCTCGCCAGACACCGAGCTGCCCCCCACGGGGTCGCTCGGTGGCTCCCCGGCGCCTCCCCGGGAAGTCACCACCTTCAAGGAACTCAGGTCCCGAAgccgggccccgcccccgccagtCCCGCCCCGAGACCCCCCAGCTGGCTGGTCCTTGGTCCCGCCCCGGCCCCCACCTCCACCCGTCCCTCCACGGAGGAAGAAGAACCGACCTGGGCTGCAGCCCATAGCAGAGGGGCAGCCCGAAGAGGGCAGGGCGGGGAGCCCAGCTGCTGGTGAGGAGGCCCCAGCCGCAAAGGAGCCGGAGGAACCAGGCCCGCAGGCCGGCGTTGAGG CCAGTCCCCTCCCGCTCCCTCGGCCTCTGGTTTTCCGGTTCTCGGCTGACGGGCGCCCCCTGTTGGAGGGTGGGGGCGCGGCCGCAGCTGGGTCTCTGCTCCTGGCGCCTCTGGCCGGCTGGCCCGGCGCTGGGCTGCGGCTACTGGGGGCGCCGAGTcccccagaggagcagctgctgcCTGTCCGCCTGTCCCCGGTGGGGGCCTATTCGCCTCCGGCTAGGGGGGACCTGCCTTGCCTGGCCAGCCCTGAGCTGGCACTGCTGCTGTCCCCGCTCTTTCCCAGAAGTAGCACCTTCCCCGCCGCGGCTTCCCCACTCCGCCAGGTACCCGCCCCCCCGCTGCCACGGCCACCTCGTCCGCCGAAGGCCCCTCGCTGGACCAGGAGCCCACCGCCTCCTCCCAGGCTAC TCCGTAGTTCCTGGTCGTTCACCGGCGTCCCCGGGGACCAGCGACTGTGGATGGCAGAAGCCCAGAGTGGGACTGGCCAGCTGCAGGAGCAGAAAAAAG gtCTCCTGATAGCTGTCAGCGCTTCAGTGGATAAAATCATCTCGCACTTTGGGGCCGCCCGGAACTTAGTGCAGAAG GCCCAGTTGGGGGATAGCCGTCTGAGCCCAGATGTGGGGCACCTTGTGCTGACCACCCTTTGTCCGGCCCTCCATGCCCTGGTGGCCGACGGGCTGAAGCCTTTCCGGAAAGACCTCATCACTGGGCAGCGCCGGAGCAGCCCCTGGAGCGTGGTGGAGGCGTCTGTGAAGCCAG GCTCCAGCGCCCGTTCCCTCGGAACCCTGTATGGCCAGGTCAGCCGTCTGGCCCTGCTAAGAAGCAGCCGTAGCCGCTTCCATGCCTTCATCCTGGGCCTCCTCAA caCTAAGCAGTTGGAGCTGTGGTTTTCCAGTCTCCAGGAAGATGCAG GCAGCTGGTGGGAGCAGCTGACCCAGGCTTCCCGGGTCTACGCCTCTGGCGGCACCGAGGGCTTCCCTCTTCCCCGATGGGGATCGAGGCATCACAGGACTGCAACTGAGGTCGCACAGGAGAGGTCCCTGCCCACAGAGGAAGCTGCACCAGGCAGAGGCGTATGGCTGGGGAGACTGTTTGGAGTGCCTGGGGGCCTCACAGAAACTGAGAGTGGAGCCCCAAAGTCCAG GAGACCATCCAGCTGGCTGCCCCCGACAGTGAGTGTGTTGGCTCTGGTGAAGCGGGGGGCACCTCCCGAGACTCCCTCTTCTCCTAAGGAACTTGAGGTCTCGGCACCCAGCACAGCGCAGACCCACAG
- the RUSC1 gene encoding AP-4 complex accessory subunit RUSC1 isoform X7, with amino-acid sequence MLSPQRALLCNLNHIHLQHVSLGLHLSRRPELREGPLSTSPPPGDTGGKESRGPCSGTLVDANSNSPAVPCRCCQEHGPGLENRQDPAQDEEGAASPSDPGCSSSLSSCSDLSPDESPISVYSRDLPGNEDVHPQPSIIPLEQGSSLASAGPGACSPDSFCCSPDSCSEASSPPGSGLDSNCNALTTCQDLPSPGLEEEDEAEEQDLPTSDLLEADDGKIDAGKTEPSWKINPIWKIDKEKTEAGWKITENNNSDWKVNGNINSSWKTEPGKFDSGWKTNTGITDTGSKTDAGKTDGEWRSDVSKEPVPHRTITSFHELAQKRKRGPGLPLVPQAKKDRSDWLIVFSPDTELPPTGSLGGSPAPPREVTTFKELRSRSRAPPPPVPPRDPPAGWSLVPPRPPPPPVPPRRKKNRPGLQPIAEGQPEEGRAGSPAAGEEAPAAKEPEEPGPQAGVEVRSSWSFTGVPGDQRLWMAEAQSGTGQLQEQKKGLLIAVSASVDKIISHFGAARNLVQKAQLGDSRLSPDVGHLVLTTLCPALHALVADGLKPFRKDLITGQRRSSPWSVVEASVKPGSSARSLGTLYGQVSRLALLRSSRSRFHAFILGLLNTKQLELWFSSLQEDAGLLSLLYLPTGFFSLAQGGCPSLSTELLLLLQPLSVLTFHLDLLFEHHHHLPLGLPQAPDPPGSPPALQQTVQAMLHWGGRLAQSLRGASGETPPGPSAPSSPPTPGSWWEQLTQASRVYASGGTEGFPLPRWGSRHHRTATEVAQERSLPTEEAAPGRGVWLGRLFGVPGGLTETESGAPKSRRPSSWLPPTVSVLALVKRGAPPETPSSPKELEVSAPSTAQTHRAVRALCDHNAAGPDQLSFRHGEVLHVIATVDEDWLHCGKDGVEGLVPVGYTSLVL; translated from the exons ATGCTGTCCCCTCAGAGGGCTTTACTCTGCAACCTCAACCACATCCACCTCCAGCATGTCTCTCTGGGCCTGCACTTGTCCCGCCGTCCGGAGCTTCGGGAGGGGCCCTTGAGCACATCCCCTCCCCCAGGTGACACTGGGGGCAAGGAGAGCCGGGGCCCCTGCAGCGGGACCTTGGTGGACGCCAATTCCAACAGCCCAGCCGTTCCCTGCCGATGTTGCCAGGAGCATGGGCCAGGCCTAGAAAACCGGCAGGACCCAGCACAGGACGAAGAGGGGGCTGCCTCTCCCTCAGACCCGGGTTGCTCCTCCTCTCTCAGCTCCTGCTCAGATCTTAGCCCTGATGAGTCCCCCATCTCGGTCTActccagggacctccctggcaatGAGGATGTCCACCCTCAGCCCAGCATCATTCCTCTGGAGCAAGGCTCCTCACTGGCTTCTGCAGGTCCAGGCGCCTGCTCCCCAGACAGCTTTTGTTGCTCTCCTGATTCCTGCTCTGAAGCTTCCTCTCCACCTGGCTCTGGCCTGGACTCCAACTGCAATGCCCTGACCACCTGCCAGGACCTGCCTTCCCCAGGACTAGAGGAAGAGGATGAGGCTGAGGAGCAGGACCTCCCTACCTCTGACCTCCTAGAGGCTGATGATGGGAAAATCGATGCTGGGAAAACCGAACCCAGTTGGAAAATCAACCCCATTTGGAAAATTgacaaagagaaaactgaagctggCTGGAAAATCACTGAGAACAATAACTCTGATTGGAAAGTCAATGGGAATATTAACTCTAGCTGGAAAACTGAACCTGGAAAATTCGACTCCGGTTGGAAGACCAATACAGGAATAACTGATACGGGCTCCAAAACAGATGCAGGGAAAACTGATGGGGAATGGAGAAGTGACGTCAGCAAGGAGCCGGTGCCCCACCGGACAATCACGTCCTTCCACGAGCTGGCCCAGAAGCGCAAGCGGGGCCCAGGGCTGCCCCTCGTGCCGCAGGCCAAGAAAGACCGCAGTGACTGGCTCATCGTCTTCTCGCCAGACACCGAGCTGCCCCCCACGGGGTCGCTCGGTGGCTCCCCGGCGCCTCCCCGGGAAGTCACCACCTTCAAGGAACTCAGGTCCCGAAgccgggccccgcccccgccagtCCCGCCCCGAGACCCCCCAGCTGGCTGGTCCTTGGTCCCGCCCCGGCCCCCACCTCCACCCGTCCCTCCACGGAGGAAGAAGAACCGACCTGGGCTGCAGCCCATAGCAGAGGGGCAGCCCGAAGAGGGCAGGGCGGGGAGCCCAGCTGCTGGTGAGGAGGCCCCAGCCGCAAAGGAGCCGGAGGAACCAGGCCCGCAGGCCGGCGTTGAGG TCCGTAGTTCCTGGTCGTTCACCGGCGTCCCCGGGGACCAGCGACTGTGGATGGCAGAAGCCCAGAGTGGGACTGGCCAGCTGCAGGAGCAGAAAAAAG gtCTCCTGATAGCTGTCAGCGCTTCAGTGGATAAAATCATCTCGCACTTTGGGGCCGCCCGGAACTTAGTGCAGAAG GCCCAGTTGGGGGATAGCCGTCTGAGCCCAGATGTGGGGCACCTTGTGCTGACCACCCTTTGTCCGGCCCTCCATGCCCTGGTGGCCGACGGGCTGAAGCCTTTCCGGAAAGACCTCATCACTGGGCAGCGCCGGAGCAGCCCCTGGAGCGTGGTGGAGGCGTCTGTGAAGCCAG GCTCCAGCGCCCGTTCCCTCGGAACCCTGTATGGCCAGGTCAGCCGTCTGGCCCTGCTAAGAAGCAGCCGTAGCCGCTTCCATGCCTTCATCCTGGGCCTCCTCAA caCTAAGCAGTTGGAGCTGTGGTTTTCCAGTCTCCAGGAAGATGCAG GCCTGCTGTCCCTTCTGTACCTGCCCACCGGCTTCTTCTCCCTGGCCCAGGGCGGCTGCCCCTCCTTGTCCACGgagctgctgctcctgctgcagcCGTTGTCGGTGCTCACCTTCCACCTGGACCTGCTTTTTgagcaccaccaccacctgcccctGGGCCTGCCTCAGGCCCCTGACCCCCCAGGCTCGCCTCCAGCCCTGCAGCAGACTGTGCAAGCCATGCTGCACTGGGGGGGTCGGCTGGCCCAGAGCCTCCGGGGGGCTTCTGGGGAGACCCCTCCAGGCCCTTCGGCCCCCTCAAGCCCGCCTACCCCAGGCAGCTGGTGGGAGCAGCTGACCCAGGCTTCCCGGGTCTACGCCTCTGGCGGCACCGAGGGCTTCCCTCTTCCCCGATGGGGATCGAGGCATCACAGGACTGCAACTGAGGTCGCACAGGAGAGGTCCCTGCCCACAGAGGAAGCTGCACCAGGCAGAGGCGTATGGCTGGGGAGACTGTTTGGAGTGCCTGGGGGCCTCACAGAAACTGAGAGTGGAGCCCCAAAGTCCAG GAGACCATCCAGCTGGCTGCCCCCGACAGTGAGTGTGTTGGCTCTGGTGAAGCGGGGGGCACCTCCCGAGACTCCCTCTTCTCCTAAGGAACTTGAGGTCTCGGCACCCAGCACAGCGCAGACCCACAG